From Paraburkholderia sabiae, a single genomic window includes:
- a CDS encoding bifunctional salicylyl-CoA 5-hydroxylase/oxidoreductase, giving the protein MRIVCIGGGPAGLYFGLLMKRRHPAHEVIVVERNRPYDTFGWGVVFSDQTLGNLRAADPDSADRILEAFNHWDDIEINFRGAQVRSSGHGFCGIGRKRLLNILQERCEELGVKLVFETQVTNDDDYDADLIIASDGLNSAIRQKYASTYQPDVDMRDCRFVWLGTKKLFDAFTFAFEQTEWGWFQAHAYRFDDQTSTFIVETPERVWRAAGLDEMSKEDSIAFCERLFAKYLDGNSLMSNASHLRGSSQWIRFPRVVNREWVHWKTRADGKRVPVVLMGDAAHTAHFSIGSGTKLALEDAIELANSMDAHPHNLAAALAHYTDVRSIDVLRIQNAARNSTEWFEHVDRYASFEPEQFAYSLLTRSQRISHENLRERDATYLSSFEDWLSARAGIEREAKKHSIPPMFTPFTLRGVTLKNRVVVSPMAQYSAVDGIAGDYHLMHLGARAMGGAALVMTEMTCVSPEARITPGCPGMYAPEHLAAWRRIVQFVHTQSDAKIGMQLGHAGAKASTRVSWEGIDQPLPDGNWPLVSASPQQYLRGVSQWSREATHEELRNIEAQFVRATEMATEAGFDWLELHCAHGYFLSSFLSPLTNHRTDEYGGSLENRLRYPLEVFAAMRKVWPQDKPMSVRISAHDWVDGGTTPDDAVAIARAFKAAGADMIDVSSGQVSKEEKPVYGRMFQTPFADRIRNEAGIATIAVGAISEADHVNSIIAAGRADLCAVARPHLANPSWTLNEAAKIGYFDVNWPKQYTAAKSQLERNYERERAQAAENARLSPQERAARAEGTV; this is encoded by the coding sequence ATGCGCATCGTCTGTATCGGCGGCGGCCCGGCCGGCCTGTATTTCGGGTTGTTGATGAAGCGTCGTCATCCGGCGCACGAGGTGATCGTCGTCGAGCGCAACCGGCCTTACGACACCTTCGGCTGGGGCGTCGTGTTCTCCGACCAGACATTAGGCAATCTGCGTGCCGCCGACCCCGATAGCGCCGACAGAATCCTCGAAGCGTTCAATCATTGGGACGACATCGAAATCAACTTTCGCGGGGCGCAGGTGCGTTCGTCGGGACATGGCTTTTGCGGCATCGGCCGCAAGCGCCTGCTGAACATCCTGCAGGAACGCTGCGAAGAACTCGGCGTGAAGCTGGTGTTCGAAACCCAGGTCACGAACGACGACGACTACGACGCTGACCTCATCATCGCCAGCGACGGCCTGAACAGCGCGATCCGCCAGAAGTACGCTTCGACCTATCAGCCCGATGTCGACATGCGCGACTGCCGCTTCGTATGGCTCGGCACGAAGAAGCTCTTCGACGCCTTCACATTCGCGTTCGAACAGACCGAATGGGGCTGGTTCCAGGCCCATGCGTATCGCTTCGACGATCAGACGTCGACGTTCATCGTCGAAACGCCGGAACGCGTATGGCGCGCGGCCGGACTCGACGAGATGAGCAAGGAAGACAGCATCGCGTTTTGCGAACGGCTCTTTGCGAAGTACCTCGACGGCAATTCGCTGATGTCGAACGCGAGCCATCTGCGCGGCTCGTCGCAATGGATCCGCTTTCCGCGCGTCGTCAATCGCGAATGGGTGCACTGGAAAACGCGCGCCGACGGCAAGCGCGTGCCTGTCGTTCTAATGGGCGACGCCGCGCACACCGCGCATTTCTCGATCGGCTCCGGCACCAAGCTCGCGCTCGAAGACGCCATCGAACTCGCGAACAGCATGGACGCGCATCCGCACAATCTCGCCGCCGCGCTCGCGCACTACACCGACGTGCGCAGCATCGACGTGTTGCGCATCCAGAATGCCGCGCGCAATTCGACGGAATGGTTCGAGCATGTCGACCGTTATGCATCGTTCGAGCCGGAGCAGTTCGCGTATTCGTTGCTGACGCGCTCGCAGCGCATCTCGCATGAAAATCTGCGCGAACGCGATGCCACGTATCTCTCTTCATTCGAAGACTGGCTGTCCGCGCGTGCGGGCATCGAACGTGAAGCGAAAAAACACTCCATTCCGCCGATGTTCACGCCTTTCACTTTGCGCGGCGTGACGTTGAAGAATCGCGTCGTCGTATCGCCGATGGCGCAGTACTCCGCCGTTGACGGCATTGCGGGCGACTATCACCTGATGCACCTCGGCGCGCGCGCAATGGGCGGCGCGGCGCTCGTGATGACGGAGATGACGTGCGTGTCGCCTGAAGCGCGCATCACGCCGGGATGCCCCGGCATGTATGCGCCCGAGCATCTCGCCGCGTGGCGACGCATCGTGCAGTTCGTGCACACGCAAAGCGACGCGAAGATCGGCATGCAGCTGGGTCACGCGGGCGCGAAGGCTTCGACGCGCGTGAGTTGGGAAGGCATCGATCAGCCGCTGCCCGACGGCAACTGGCCTTTGGTGTCGGCGTCGCCGCAGCAATATCTGCGCGGCGTGAGTCAATGGTCGCGCGAAGCGACGCATGAAGAACTGCGCAACATCGAAGCGCAATTCGTGCGAGCCACGGAAATGGCAACTGAAGCAGGCTTCGACTGGCTCGAATTGCACTGCGCACATGGCTACTTTCTGTCGAGCTTTCTGTCGCCGCTCACCAATCATCGCACCGACGAATACGGCGGCTCGCTCGAAAACCGCCTGCGTTATCCGCTCGAAGTGTTCGCGGCGATGCGCAAGGTGTGGCCGCAAGACAAGCCGATGTCGGTACGTATTTCCGCGCACGACTGGGTCGACGGCGGTACCACGCCCGACGATGCCGTCGCCATCGCGCGCGCTTTCAAGGCGGCGGGTGCCGACATGATCGACGTGTCGTCGGGACAGGTCAGCAAGGAAGAAAAGCCCGTCTACGGTCGCATGTTCCAGACGCCGTTCGCGGATCGCATCCGCAACGAAGCGGGCATCGCGACGATCGCAGTCGGTGCGATTTCCGAAGCGGATCACGTGAACAGCATCATCGCGGCGGGACGTGCGGATCTGTGTGCGGTCGCGCGTCCGCATCTGGCGAATCCGTCGTGGACGCTGAACGAGGCCGCGAAGATCGGCTATTTCGACGTGAACTGGCCGAAGCAGTACACGGCGGCCAAATCGCAACTCGAACGCAATTACGAACGCGAGCGCGCGCAGGCCGCAGAAAACGCGCGTCTGTCGCCGCAAGAACGCGCGGCACGCGCGGAAGGAACCGTTTGA
- a CDS encoding SDR family NAD(P)-dependent oxidoreductase — MDTTLAGKHAVVTGGGSGIGAATAQALIRAGARVTLMGRDAKRLDAQRETLSAYGEIAACISVDVSDESAVNKAFSEASSIAGAVDVLVNNAGQAQAAPFAQTDSALWQRMLDVNLTGVFLCTRAVLPSMLERSYGRVINVASTAGQIGYAYVAAYCAAKHGVIGLTRSLALEVATKGITVNAVCPGYTETELLRASLDQITAKTSRSEQEARDILVRNNPQRRFVSPEEVANAVLWLCMPGSESITGQSISVSGGEVT; from the coding sequence ATGGACACCACGCTCGCAGGAAAACACGCCGTCGTGACGGGCGGCGGCAGCGGCATCGGCGCGGCGACGGCGCAAGCATTGATTCGCGCAGGCGCACGCGTCACGCTGATGGGCCGCGACGCGAAACGCCTCGATGCACAACGCGAAACGTTGAGCGCATATGGCGAGATTGCAGCATGCATCAGCGTCGATGTGAGTGACGAAAGTGCTGTAAACAAGGCATTTTCTGAAGCGTCATCGATTGCAGGTGCCGTCGATGTGCTCGTCAACAACGCGGGACAAGCACAGGCCGCACCGTTCGCTCAAACAGACAGCGCGCTCTGGCAACGCATGCTCGACGTCAATCTCACTGGCGTGTTTCTCTGCACACGCGCCGTGTTGCCGTCGATGCTCGAACGCAGCTATGGACGCGTCATCAACGTCGCGAGCACAGCGGGACAAATTGGCTACGCGTATGTCGCCGCATATTGCGCGGCAAAACATGGGGTAATCGGACTCACGCGTTCGCTCGCGCTCGAAGTCGCGACGAAGGGCATCACGGTCAACGCCGTTTGCCCCGGCTATACGGAAACGGAATTGCTGCGCGCATCGCTCGACCAGATCACTGCGAAAACTTCACGCAGCGAGCAGGAAGCACGCGACATCCTCGTGCGCAACAACCCGCAGCGCCGTTTCGTCTCGCCCGAAGAAGTCGCGAACGCGGTGCTGTGGTTATGCATGCCCGGCTCCGAATCCATCACAGGTCAATCGATTTCCGTATCAGGCGGAGAAGTCACATG
- a CDS encoding DNA-binding protein, translating into MSTDADTTMIDEQVAAIADRMTEEGRLVSPVTIWAEVRSGSIVSVAAALQRWRDAREPQIPPVEAQKAMPGEFAETLMEVARRIWTASQDDAERLLSVGLGAATQQVDVFRKERDEALAAYQKTDEEVETGRERLDGLRNDLRAVQDSASQVKAELSAANARAEAAEASIEDLTQRASSGEARLAAIQTSLEDQHRANEWLAATVSSKNEEISRISRERDDARRQVATLDEACQAKSEEAERLSQEASAAVARADAATAQANESAARLATVETDLSDTRNALATERDAALEHAAEVAEQRMELERIGRDLDESRAQVSTLTEAQTLATAQLEQATQAASAANERADAETQRAAQLEQSLTIEREATAAQRDELQRVTQELDGARTQLNMLTDAQTAAKHRAEAAEQRATQLEQSLTVEREATAAQSEELQRVTRELDEARSKISGLTDAQTAAAAELARVTQDASAAKERADAAEQRATQLEQSLAAEREAAAAQSDERQRIARELDEARAKNESLTAAHAAASADVTRLTEEASAAREQVSALEQSLAAAREVTALRTSDLQRATQELEAARTQINALTESQTAASAELARVKHDVTAATERAQTAEQRAAQLEQSLAAEREAAEARSREAAAQASAQSSELQRVTRELEDAGKQISTLTVAQTAMNAELASVTQDASAAKSRAETAEQQIAQLEQNLAAEREAVTARSAEASAQSNELQRVTGELDEARNQISTLTQTLATERDAAMARNDEASAQLEEVRKQNSALSDSQNAANTELARLTQDASAQSTELQRVTRELDEARSKIDALTSAQTSADAELQRLEQEASAAKQRADAAEQQTAQLNQSLTSERDAASARGTEASAQRDELQRVKQELDEARKQIDTLTQAQTSASAELKRLEGDATAAKERADAAERQVTQSQQSLTSEREAAATRNDKASTQLDELQRVARELDEARAQISAMSESQTAASAELARATQDAFAAKERADAAEQRAAELSQTLAERPREQTAAKSTQAGTQAGEQSGGIDVVEEIASLQRQLAAQSKAHTKAYNDLRANADQWVTYAKDIKQRLEQANEKILFIDARSTGEVALLRRLSFELERLKPDHELVFREAQKKLIGATMAQQLAQKGYSYDPATAVMSKSEG; encoded by the coding sequence ATGTCCACAGACGCAGACACCACCATGATCGATGAACAGGTCGCAGCCATTGCCGACCGCATGACGGAAGAAGGCCGTCTGGTTTCCCCTGTCACCATCTGGGCAGAGGTCCGCAGCGGCTCGATCGTCTCCGTTGCCGCCGCCCTGCAACGCTGGCGCGACGCGCGCGAGCCGCAGATCCCGCCGGTCGAGGCCCAGAAAGCCATGCCGGGCGAGTTTGCGGAAACCCTGATGGAGGTCGCGCGCCGCATCTGGACGGCATCCCAGGACGACGCCGAGCGCCTGCTCAGCGTGGGGCTGGGCGCGGCAACCCAGCAGGTCGACGTGTTCCGCAAGGAGCGCGACGAAGCGCTCGCCGCCTATCAGAAGACGGACGAGGAAGTCGAAACGGGGCGCGAACGGCTGGACGGCCTGCGCAACGATCTGCGCGCGGTGCAGGATTCCGCCAGTCAGGTGAAGGCCGAGCTCTCGGCGGCGAACGCGCGCGCTGAGGCGGCCGAGGCGAGCATCGAGGATCTGACCCAGCGTGCATCGTCGGGCGAAGCGAGACTGGCGGCGATCCAGACATCGCTCGAAGACCAGCACCGGGCAAACGAGTGGCTCGCCGCAACCGTTTCGAGCAAGAACGAAGAGATTTCGCGGATCAGCCGGGAGCGCGACGACGCGCGTCGGCAGGTCGCGACGCTCGACGAAGCTTGCCAGGCGAAATCGGAAGAAGCGGAACGCCTGTCGCAGGAAGCCAGCGCGGCCGTGGCGCGCGCCGACGCCGCAACGGCTCAGGCGAACGAGAGCGCCGCGCGCCTCGCCACCGTCGAGACCGACCTGAGCGACACCCGCAACGCCCTCGCGACCGAGCGTGACGCAGCCCTGGAGCATGCCGCCGAAGTCGCTGAGCAGCGTATGGAGCTGGAGCGCATCGGGCGTGATCTCGATGAATCGCGCGCGCAGGTGAGCACGCTGACGGAGGCGCAGACGCTGGCGACCGCCCAGCTTGAGCAGGCGACGCAGGCGGCATCGGCTGCGAACGAACGTGCGGATGCGGAAACGCAGCGCGCTGCGCAACTCGAACAAAGCCTGACGATCGAGCGCGAGGCGACGGCTGCGCAACGCGACGAACTGCAGCGCGTGACGCAGGAACTCGACGGCGCGCGAACGCAGCTCAATATGCTTACCGACGCGCAGACGGCGGCGAAGCATCGCGCCGAGGCCGCTGAGCAGCGCGCGACGCAACTGGAGCAGAGCTTGACCGTCGAGCGCGAAGCGACGGCGGCGCAAAGCGAAGAGCTTCAGCGTGTTACGCGCGAACTGGACGAAGCGCGTTCGAAGATCAGCGGATTGACGGACGCGCAGACGGCCGCAGCGGCCGAACTGGCACGCGTGACGCAAGACGCATCGGCGGCGAAGGAAAGGGCCGATGCGGCCGAGCAGCGTGCGACGCAGCTGGAACAAAGCCTTGCTGCGGAGCGCGAAGCGGCGGCGGCGCAAAGCGACGAACGGCAACGCATCGCGCGTGAACTGGACGAAGCTCGCGCGAAGAACGAATCGTTGACGGCGGCGCATGCGGCGGCAAGTGCCGACGTGACGCGCCTGACCGAGGAAGCATCGGCGGCAAGGGAACAAGTATCGGCGCTGGAACAAAGCCTCGCTGCCGCACGGGAAGTCACGGCGTTGCGTACCAGCGACTTGCAGCGCGCCACGCAGGAACTCGAAGCCGCGCGGACGCAGATCAACGCGCTGACCGAGTCGCAAACGGCCGCGAGCGCCGAACTCGCGCGCGTCAAGCATGACGTGACGGCGGCGACGGAACGGGCGCAAACGGCGGAACAGCGTGCCGCCCAACTGGAGCAGAGTCTCGCTGCCGAGCGCGAAGCTGCCGAGGCGCGCAGCCGTGAAGCGGCGGCTCAGGCCAGCGCCCAGTCGAGTGAATTGCAGCGCGTCACGCGCGAACTCGAAGACGCCGGCAAGCAGATCAGCACGCTGACCGTTGCGCAAACGGCGATGAACGCGGAACTCGCGAGCGTGACGCAAGACGCATCGGCGGCGAAGAGTCGCGCGGAAACCGCCGAGCAGCAGATCGCTCAGCTGGAGCAAAACCTCGCGGCCGAACGCGAAGCTGTGACAGCGCGTAGTGCCGAAGCGTCGGCGCAATCGAACGAACTGCAACGCGTCACGGGCGAACTCGACGAAGCGCGCAATCAGATCAGTACGCTGACGCAGACGCTCGCAACAGAGCGCGATGCGGCCATGGCGCGTAACGACGAGGCATCGGCGCAACTCGAAGAAGTGCGCAAGCAAAACAGCGCGCTATCCGACTCACAAAACGCAGCCAATACCGAACTCGCGCGGCTGACGCAAGATGCGTCGGCGCAGAGCACCGAATTGCAGCGCGTCACGCGCGAACTGGACGAAGCGCGTTCGAAGATCGACGCGTTGACGAGCGCCCAGACATCCGCGGACGCCGAATTGCAGCGGCTTGAACAGGAAGCATCGGCGGCAAAGCAGAGGGCGGACGCAGCCGAACAGCAGACCGCGCAATTGAACCAGAGCCTGACGTCGGAACGCGACGCGGCATCGGCGCGCGGCACGGAAGCAAGCGCCCAGCGCGACGAACTGCAACGCGTCAAACAGGAACTCGACGAAGCGCGCAAGCAGATCGACACGCTGACGCAAGCGCAGACGTCGGCGAGTGCCGAGTTGAAGCGACTCGAAGGCGATGCAACTGCCGCGAAGGAACGAGCGGACGCCGCCGAACGGCAGGTAACTCAATCTCAGCAGAGCCTCACCTCCGAACGCGAAGCGGCTGCCACGCGCAACGACAAGGCGTCGACGCAACTCGACGAATTGCAGCGCGTCGCGCGCGAACTCGACGAAGCACGCGCGCAGATCAGCGCGATGAGCGAGTCGCAAACGGCGGCCAGCGCGGAACTGGCTCGCGCGACGCAAGACGCGTTCGCCGCGAAGGAACGCGCCGATGCCGCGGAACAGCGGGCCGCCGAACTCTCGCAAACTCTCGCTGAGCGGCCGCGCGAACAGACCGCCGCGAAAAGTACGCAAGCGGGCACGCAAGCGGGCGAACAGTCAGGTGGTATCGACGTCGTGGAAGAGATCGCGTCCTTGCAACGCCAGCTTGCCGCGCAGTCGAAGGCGCACACGAAGGCCTACAACGATCTCCGCGCGAACGCCGATCAGTGGGTGACGTACGCGAAGGACATCAAGCAGCGGCTCGAGCAGGCGAACGAAAAGATCCTCTTCATCGATGCGCGCAGCACGGGCGAAGTCGCGCTGTTGCGCAGGCTGTCGTTCGAACTCGAGCGGCTCAAGCCTGATCACGAACTGGTGTTCCGCGAGGCGCAGAAGAAGCTGATCGGCGCGACGATGGCGCAGCAACTCGCACAGAAGGGCTATTCGTACGATCCGGCGACGGCTGTGATGTCGAAGTCGGAGGGCTGA